In a single window of the Nocardiopsis composta genome:
- a CDS encoding response regulator, with the protein MKQENSSREGTKPCPSGRGEVTRVLLADDQSLVRAGFRALLNSAPDIEVVAEAADGAEAVRLAASARPDVVLMDIRMPGTDGLAASERILAESGPDGPRIIILTTFDLDEYIFEALRMGASGFLVKDTEPEDLLQGVRVVAAGDALLSPGVTRRLIADYARRSPRASAPAVSLDALTDREREVLALVGAGLSNDEIAERLVVSPATAKTHVSRIMVKLRMRDRAQLVVLAYESSLVTPGWMD; encoded by the coding sequence ATGAAACAGGAAAACAGTTCCCGCGAGGGAACCAAGCCCTGTCCTTCAGGACGGGGAGAAGTCACCAGAGTACTGCTGGCGGACGACCAGTCGCTGGTCCGGGCGGGCTTCCGGGCCCTGCTGAACAGCGCACCCGACATCGAGGTGGTGGCCGAGGCGGCCGACGGCGCCGAGGCGGTCCGGCTGGCCGCCTCGGCCCGCCCCGACGTCGTCCTGATGGACATCCGGATGCCGGGCACCGACGGGCTCGCCGCCAGCGAGCGGATCCTCGCCGAGTCCGGCCCGGACGGCCCCCGCATCATCATCCTGACCACCTTCGACCTGGACGAGTACATCTTCGAGGCGCTGCGCATGGGCGCCAGCGGGTTCCTGGTCAAGGACACCGAGCCCGAGGACCTGCTGCAGGGGGTCCGGGTGGTCGCCGCCGGGGACGCGCTGCTCTCGCCCGGCGTCACCCGCCGGCTGATCGCCGACTACGCCCGGCGGTCGCCGCGCGCCTCCGCGCCGGCCGTCTCACTGGACGCGCTGACCGACCGGGAGCGCGAGGTGCTCGCGCTGGTCGGCGCGGGGCTGTCCAACGACGAGATCGCCGAGCGGCTGGTGGTCAGCCCCGCCACGGCCAAGACCCACGTCAGCCGGATCATGGTGAAGCTGCGCATGCGCGACCGCGCCCAGCTGGTGGTCCTCGCCTACGAGTCGTCGCTGGTGACCCCCGGCTGGATGGACTGA
- a CDS encoding RNA-guided endonuclease InsQ/TnpB family protein: MSQTMKRAYKYRCYPTREQAELLLRTFGCVRYVWNRALAERSRRYKDGSKNTTYTDTAKWLTQWKTEEDSAFLREVSNVPLQQALRAQQQAFATFFAKRARYPRFKSKKKSRKSATFQNNAFTFRDGELKPAKTSEPLPVRMHRPLPEGAAPSSVTVSQDGAGRWFVSMLVEETITPLPSTGAAVGADAGLTHLVTLSTGEKITNPRHERADRRRLAKAQKAMAHKAKGSANRARARTRVARIHARITDRRRDHLHKVTTRMVRENQAIAIEDLAVRNMLKNRSLARAVSDAAWRGFRGMLEYKTRWYGRELLLVDRWYPSSRLCSTQGCGHKNTKMPLNVRTWRCPSCQTVHDRDVSAALNILAAGLAER, encoded by the coding sequence GTGTCCCAGACGATGAAGCGGGCCTACAAGTACCGCTGCTACCCCACGCGCGAACAGGCGGAGCTGCTGCTGCGCACATTCGGCTGCGTGCGCTACGTCTGGAACAGGGCCCTGGCGGAGCGGTCCCGCCGCTACAAGGACGGCTCGAAGAACACGACCTACACGGACACGGCAAAGTGGCTCACGCAGTGGAAGACCGAGGAGGACTCGGCGTTCCTGCGCGAGGTGTCGAACGTGCCGCTGCAGCAGGCGCTGCGCGCCCAGCAGCAGGCGTTCGCGACGTTCTTCGCCAAGCGGGCCCGGTACCCGCGCTTCAAGTCGAAGAAGAAGTCCCGGAAGAGTGCGACGTTCCAGAACAACGCGTTCACGTTCCGGGACGGCGAGTTGAAGCCGGCCAAGACCTCCGAGCCGCTGCCGGTGCGTATGCACCGGCCGCTGCCCGAGGGTGCGGCGCCGTCGTCGGTGACGGTGTCCCAGGACGGCGCCGGGCGCTGGTTCGTCTCCATGCTGGTGGAGGAGACCATCACCCCGCTGCCCTCCACGGGCGCGGCCGTGGGTGCGGACGCAGGGCTCACGCACCTGGTGACGCTGTCCACCGGCGAGAAGATCACGAACCCGCGGCACGAGCGCGCCGACCGGCGCAGGCTCGCCAAGGCGCAGAAGGCCATGGCTCACAAGGCGAAGGGCTCTGCGAACCGGGCCAGAGCCCGCACGCGGGTCGCCCGCATCCATGCCCGTATCACCGACCGGCGGCGGGACCACCTGCACAAGGTCACCACTCGGATGGTGCGCGAGAACCAAGCCATCGCCATCGAGGACCTGGCCGTACGCAACATGCTCAAGAACCGCAGCCTGGCCCGCGCCGTCTCGGATGCGGCCTGGCGCGGTTTCCGCGGCATGCTGGAGTACAAGACCCGGTGGTACGGGCGGGAACTGCTCCTCGTGGACCGCTGGTACCCCAGCAGCAGGCTGTGCTCCACGCAGGGGTGCGGCCACAAGAACACGAAGATGCCGCTGAACGTCCGCACCTGGAGGTGCCCCTCCTGCCAGACGGTGCACGACCGGGACGTGAGCGCCGCATTGAACATCCTCGCCGCCGGGCTGGCGGAGAGGTGA
- a CDS encoding sensor histidine kinase: MIRLPPRPSRTDVLIAAALAAVVVLPTVALDLWHTPPFERPLSDLGFLGYILMLLGTAPLVWLRTAPVPTGLVVVPAATVYYPLGFPDGPLMLCAAVALFVPVAQGMRWQGWTLGIAQWLTVYAWEFTNDGGVRIDQAFGVLAWVLVVLISAELVRWRRDYLSVQEQRRADAARSREEEILRRAADERLRLAREVHDTVAHSISLINVQAGTALYLIESEPERAAEALATIKRTSKSTLQELRATLDVLRAVDEKAPRSPAPALDGLEALAEETRTAGLEVSLQVTGERRLPPNVEAAGYRIVQEALTNAVRHSGAAHARVGVVSGERWLEISVADDGNGAPGGVRPGNGITGMRERATMLGGDFSAGPGPDGRGFEVRARLPHFPADGGSPRPGGAGRDGAG; the protein is encoded by the coding sequence ATGATCCGCCTGCCGCCCCGTCCGTCCCGGACCGACGTCCTGATCGCCGCCGCGCTCGCGGCGGTCGTCGTCCTGCCCACCGTCGCCCTGGACCTGTGGCACACCCCGCCCTTCGAGCGGCCGCTGAGCGACCTCGGCTTCCTCGGCTACATCCTGATGCTGCTCGGCACCGCGCCGCTGGTCTGGCTGCGCACCGCCCCGGTGCCGACCGGCCTGGTCGTGGTGCCCGCGGCCACGGTGTACTACCCGCTCGGCTTCCCCGACGGCCCGCTGATGCTCTGCGCCGCGGTCGCGCTGTTCGTCCCGGTCGCGCAGGGCATGCGGTGGCAGGGGTGGACGCTGGGGATCGCGCAGTGGCTCACCGTGTACGCCTGGGAGTTCACCAACGACGGCGGGGTCCGCATCGACCAGGCCTTCGGCGTGCTCGCCTGGGTCCTGGTCGTGCTGATCTCCGCCGAGCTGGTGCGCTGGCGGCGCGACTACCTCTCCGTGCAGGAGCAGCGGCGGGCCGACGCCGCGCGCAGCCGGGAGGAGGAGATCCTGCGCCGCGCCGCCGACGAGCGGCTGCGGCTGGCCCGCGAGGTGCACGACACCGTGGCGCACAGCATCTCGCTGATCAACGTGCAGGCCGGCACCGCGCTCTACCTGATCGAGTCCGAACCGGAGCGTGCCGCCGAAGCGCTCGCCACCATCAAGCGGACCAGCAAGTCCACCCTGCAGGAGCTGCGCGCCACGCTGGACGTGCTGCGGGCCGTCGACGAGAAGGCGCCGCGCAGCCCCGCCCCGGCACTGGACGGCCTGGAGGCCCTGGCCGAGGAGACCCGCACCGCCGGACTGGAGGTGTCGCTGCAGGTCACCGGGGAGCGGCGGCTGCCGCCCAACGTCGAGGCGGCCGGCTACCGGATCGTCCAGGAGGCGCTGACCAACGCGGTCCGGCACAGCGGTGCGGCGCACGCCCGGGTCGGCGTGGTCTCCGGCGAGCGGTGGCTGGAGATCTCGGTGGCCGACGACGGGAACGGCGCACCCGGCGGGGTCCGCCCCGGCAACGGCATCACCGGGATGCGCGAACGCGCCACCATGCTGGGCGGGGACTTCTCCGCCGGGCCGGGGCCGGACGGCCGGGGCTTCGAGGTCCGGGCGCGGCTGCCGCACTTCCCGGCCGACGGCGGTTCCCCCCGCCCCGGCGGCGCCGGGCGCGACGGTGCCGGATGA
- a CDS encoding DMT family transporter, with translation MSSSSLPAARAAAPSHPPSQRGFALLLLAGVLWGTGGPAGHLLQAQGVAPMAVATYRLLLAGLLISAFLLVSGELRRIPVSRPLVRRLAVNGVLHAVFQMLYFGSLALIPVGLATLVKIGSVPVFVAVGVCALSRTRPGARLAVPVLLAVAGLVLLAGFPGTGGSPARLAGGLACALGAGLAFSAMTLLNRKPVEGLPPLVNTGLGMLAGAVLLLPAGAAAGLAVPVRADSLALLAFLGTVPTVLAYLAYFAGLRTASDTGAAVGTLAEPLTAALLSVAFLGEVMTPLGAAGAVLLLASMGAEPLSRAIGGRLRR, from the coding sequence GTGTCCTCTTCTTCCCTTCCCGCGGCGCGGGCCGCGGCTCCCTCCCACCCGCCGTCCCAGCGCGGGTTCGCGCTGCTGCTGCTCGCCGGGGTGCTCTGGGGCACCGGCGGGCCGGCCGGGCACCTGCTGCAGGCCCAGGGGGTCGCCCCGATGGCCGTGGCGACCTACCGGCTGCTCCTGGCCGGCCTGCTCATCTCCGCTTTCCTGCTGGTCAGCGGGGAGCTGAGGCGGATCCCGGTGTCCCGGCCGCTGGTCCGGCGGCTGGCGGTCAACGGCGTTCTGCACGCGGTGTTCCAGATGCTCTACTTCGGATCGCTCGCGCTGATCCCGGTGGGGCTGGCCACGCTGGTCAAGATCGGCAGCGTGCCGGTCTTCGTCGCGGTGGGCGTGTGCGCGCTGTCCCGGACCCGGCCCGGCGCCCGGCTGGCCGTCCCGGTGCTGCTGGCCGTCGCGGGCCTGGTGCTGCTCGCCGGGTTCCCCGGGACCGGCGGTTCCCCCGCCCGGCTGGCCGGCGGACTGGCCTGCGCGCTCGGCGCCGGCCTGGCCTTCTCCGCGATGACCCTGCTCAACCGGAAGCCGGTGGAGGGCCTGCCGCCGCTGGTCAACACCGGGCTGGGCATGCTCGCCGGCGCGGTGCTGCTGCTGCCGGCCGGGGCCGCCGCCGGCCTCGCGGTGCCGGTGCGGGCCGATTCCCTGGCTCTGCTCGCCTTCCTCGGCACGGTGCCCACCGTGCTGGCCTACCTGGCCTACTTCGCCGGCCTGCGGACCGCCTCCGACACCGGGGCGGCCGTCGGCACCCTGGCCGAGCCGCTGACCGCGGCGCTGCTGTCGGTGGCCTTCCTCGGCGAGGTGATGACGCCGCTGGGCGCCGCCGGGGCGGTGCTGCTGCTCGCCTCGATGGGCGCCGAACCGCTGTCCCGCGCGATCGGCGGGCGCCTCCGGCGCTGA
- a CDS encoding spermidine synthase, translating to MGAETASDGPRTELLRDADRADSWLLVVDGTPQSHVDLADPTHLDFEYVRRLGHVADLAAPAGRPIEAFHLGAGALTLARYIAATRPGSRQRAVDIDADLVELVRRELPLDRRAGIRVGIGDARAWLAERRDGTADLVVCDVFAGARTPAALTTAEFHADAARVLRPGGVFAVNVADGGRLAHTRAQLATAATAFAHTALIAEPSVLRGRRFGNLVLAASDRPLPVDELARRAHRDPDMARLISGPDLERFTAGAAPVHDGAAADSPAPPEGAFTR from the coding sequence ATGGGAGCCGAGACGGCCTCGGACGGGCCGCGGACCGAGCTGCTGCGGGACGCCGACCGGGCGGACTCCTGGCTGCTGGTGGTGGACGGGACACCGCAGTCGCACGTCGACCTCGCGGACCCGACGCACCTGGACTTCGAGTACGTGCGCCGGCTCGGGCACGTTGCCGACCTCGCGGCGCCGGCCGGTCGGCCGATCGAGGCGTTCCATCTGGGCGCCGGAGCGCTGACCCTGGCCCGCTACATCGCGGCGACCCGGCCGGGGTCCCGGCAGCGGGCCGTGGACATCGACGCCGACCTGGTCGAACTGGTCCGCCGGGAGCTCCCGCTGGACCGGCGGGCCGGGATCCGGGTCGGCATCGGCGACGCCCGGGCCTGGCTGGCCGAGCGCCGGGACGGCACCGCCGACCTGGTGGTGTGCGACGTGTTCGCCGGTGCCCGCACCCCGGCAGCGCTGACCACCGCCGAGTTCCACGCCGACGCGGCGCGGGTGCTCCGCCCCGGCGGCGTGTTCGCGGTCAACGTCGCCGACGGCGGCCGCCTCGCGCACACCAGGGCGCAGCTGGCCACCGCCGCCACCGCCTTCGCGCACACCGCGCTGATCGCCGAGCCCTCCGTGCTGCGCGGGCGCCGGTTCGGCAACCTCGTCCTGGCCGCCTCCGACCGCCCGCTGCCCGTCGACGAGCTGGCCCGCCGGGCCCACCGGGACCCGGACATGGCCCGGCTGATCAGCGGCCCGGACCTGGAGCGGTTCACCGCGGGCGCAGCCCCGGTCCACGACGGAGCCGCCGCGGACTCCCCCGCCCCGCCCGAGGGCGCCTTCACCCGCTGA
- a CDS encoding flavin reductase family protein, whose product MSAGNPGCANRTVVEAPPAGAAPQHRPNGSAASRSRAPARPPVDGRRFRDALGRFPTGVVAITGCDPESGRPAGLAANSFTSVSLDPPLVGFCVAHTSTSWPALRRAHRLAVGILGADQEEACRRLAARGGDKFAGLGHFPSPSGAPVLDGTPAWLECSVEAEHPAGDHLIVVARVHHLDTDGAGGGGPLVFYRGDYGGLPWG is encoded by the coding sequence ATGTCTGCCGGCAACCCCGGATGCGCGAACCGCACCGTCGTGGAGGCCCCGCCCGCCGGGGCCGCCCCGCAGCACCGCCCCAACGGCTCCGCCGCATCCCGGAGCCGCGCGCCCGCCCGGCCCCCGGTCGACGGGCGACGGTTCCGCGACGCGCTGGGCCGCTTCCCCACCGGCGTCGTCGCCATCACCGGGTGCGACCCGGAGTCCGGCCGGCCCGCGGGCCTGGCTGCCAACTCCTTCACCTCGGTCTCCCTGGACCCGCCGCTGGTCGGCTTCTGCGTCGCCCACACCAGCACCAGCTGGCCCGCGCTCCGCCGGGCGCACCGCCTCGCCGTCGGCATCCTCGGCGCCGACCAGGAGGAGGCCTGCCGGCGGCTGGCCGCCAGGGGCGGCGACAAGTTCGCCGGCCTCGGCCACTTCCCCTCCCCCTCCGGAGCGCCCGTCCTGGACGGCACGCCCGCCTGGCTCGAATGCTCCGTCGAGGCCGAGCACCCCGCCGGCGACCACCTGATCGTCGTCGCCCGGGTGCACCACCTGGACACCGACGGAGCAGGGGGCGGCGGCCCGCTCGTCTTCTACCGGGGCGACTACGGCGGCCTGCCCTGGGGGTGA
- a CDS encoding thiolase C-terminal domain-containing protein, giving the protein MGGTLRDAAAVAGVGYTPFSKDSGVSTTTLACEAILAALDDAGLGPEDIDGIATHRVGDSSPPWAVAPALGIEDQGWYLDQFGGGSVSHAVLGQAAMAVAAGVAETVVCYRAINARSEFRMGGQGRPPAGAFDLQYQAPYGLIAPVQHYALLARAHMLAYGTSHEHLGAVAVGQREKAAGNPRALKRDPITMRDYLASRWIAEPFRLLDCCLETDGACALVLTSAERARDLRRPPVNITAAAWGGGHSSYSGAGPGGIGADPTTSAAARLAPRLYAMAGLGPADVDVAELYDCFTWTVLVQLEDYGFCAKGEGGPYAASGALRIGGELPVNTHGGFLSEGYVHGINHVAEAVQQLRGEAGGRQVPGAEVALSTAQPGYVLAGTSALLLTAPR; this is encoded by the coding sequence GTGGGCGGAACCCTGCGGGACGCGGCGGCCGTGGCCGGCGTCGGGTACACCCCCTTCAGCAAGGACTCCGGGGTCAGCACCACCACGCTGGCCTGCGAGGCGATCCTCGCGGCACTGGACGACGCAGGCCTGGGCCCCGAGGACATCGACGGGATCGCCACCCACCGGGTCGGCGACTCCAGCCCGCCCTGGGCGGTGGCGCCCGCCCTCGGCATCGAGGACCAGGGCTGGTACCTGGACCAGTTCGGCGGCGGCAGCGTCTCGCACGCCGTCCTCGGCCAGGCCGCCATGGCCGTCGCGGCCGGCGTCGCCGAGACCGTGGTCTGCTACCGCGCGATCAACGCCCGCTCGGAGTTCCGGATGGGCGGCCAGGGCCGGCCTCCGGCCGGCGCGTTCGACCTGCAGTACCAGGCGCCCTACGGGCTGATCGCGCCGGTGCAGCACTACGCGCTGCTGGCCCGGGCGCACATGCTGGCCTACGGCACCTCCCACGAGCACCTCGGCGCGGTCGCGGTCGGCCAGCGGGAGAAGGCGGCCGGCAACCCGCGCGCGCTCAAGCGGGACCCGATCACCATGCGGGACTACCTGGCCTCCCGGTGGATCGCCGAACCGTTCCGGCTGCTGGACTGCTGCCTGGAGACCGACGGCGCCTGCGCCCTGGTGCTGACCTCCGCCGAGCGCGCCCGCGACCTGCGCCGCCCGCCGGTGAACATCACCGCCGCGGCCTGGGGCGGAGGGCACTCCTCCTACTCGGGGGCCGGGCCCGGCGGGATCGGCGCGGACCCGACCACCTCGGCCGCCGCCCGGCTGGCGCCGCGGCTGTACGCGATGGCCGGCCTCGGTCCGGCCGACGTCGACGTCGCCGAACTCTACGACTGCTTCACCTGGACCGTCCTGGTGCAGCTGGAGGACTACGGGTTCTGCGCCAAGGGCGAGGGCGGCCCGTACGCGGCCTCCGGCGCGCTGCGGATCGGCGGGGAGCTGCCGGTCAACACGCACGGCGGCTTCCTCTCCGAGGGGTACGTGCACGGCATCAACCACGTGGCCGAGGCCGTCCAGCAGCTGCGCGGGGAGGCGGGCGGGCGCCAGGTGCCCGGAGCCGAGGTCGCGCTCTCCACCGCGCAGCCGGGCTACGTGCTGGCCGGGACGTCGGCGCTGCTGCTGACGGCGCCCCGCTGA
- a CDS encoding Zn-ribbon domain-containing OB-fold protein gives MTEPAPLRPGTDRDSAAWWELVRRHRLAVQRCTGCALLRFPAREYCPACRSRSWEWRDCAGTGRVAGWTVTHRAFHPAFAGQVPYTVLCVALDDGPGLRCWGRLVGAGPDALAADLPVEAVFTDAEPSLTLVDWRPAAPPH, from the coding sequence ATGACCGAACCGGCGCCCCTGCGTCCCGGAACCGACCGGGACTCCGCCGCCTGGTGGGAGCTGGTGCGGCGGCACCGGCTCGCCGTGCAGCGCTGCACCGGCTGCGCGCTGCTCCGCTTCCCCGCGCGGGAGTACTGCCCGGCCTGCCGGTCGCGCTCCTGGGAGTGGCGCGACTGCGCCGGAACCGGCCGGGTGGCCGGCTGGACCGTGACCCACCGGGCGTTCCACCCGGCCTTCGCCGGCCAGGTCCCCTACACGGTGCTCTGCGTGGCCCTGGACGACGGGCCCGGGCTGCGCTGCTGGGGGCGGCTGGTCGGCGCCGGCCCCGACGCGCTCGCCGCGGACCTGCCGGTCGAGGCGGTCTTCACCGACGCCGAGCCCAGCCTGACCCTGGTCGACTGGCGCCCGGCGGCCCCGCCGCACTGA